A single window of Magnetococcus marinus MC-1 DNA harbors:
- the petA gene encoding ubiquinol-cytochrome c reductase iron-sulfur subunit — MSTVNEHDENRRDFLIMATGAVGAVGVAGAAWPFIDSWSPSADVLSLATTEVSVAAIAEGQMITTMWQGKPVFILHRNAEQIERAKTDDKATDLVDPQADADRVKKDEWLIVLAICTHLGCVPQPIGTGDFGGFLCPCHGSHYDTSGRIRKGPAPRNLEVPYYEFKDDETVIIGKAMG; from the coding sequence GTGTCCACGGTTAACGAACACGATGAAAATCGCCGGGATTTCCTGATCATGGCAACAGGTGCAGTGGGTGCCGTAGGTGTCGCTGGGGCAGCGTGGCCCTTTATTGACTCCTGGTCGCCCTCTGCCGATGTGCTCTCACTCGCCACCACCGAAGTCAGTGTTGCTGCCATCGCTGAAGGCCAGATGATTACCACCATGTGGCAGGGCAAGCCTGTTTTCATTCTGCACCGCAACGCCGAGCAGATTGAAAGAGCAAAAACGGATGACAAGGCCACTGATCTGGTGGATCCGCAAGCAGATGCTGACCGGGTCAAGAAAGATGAGTGGCTTATTGTCCTGGCAATCTGCACACATTTAGGCTGTGTACCCCAGCCTATTGGCACCGGTGACTTTGGCGGTTTTCTCTGCCCTTGTCATGGCTCGCATTACGACACCTCTGGGCGTATCCGCAAAGGACCTGCCCCGCGTAACTTGGAGGTGCCCTACTACGAGTTCAAAGATGACGAAACTGTCATCATTGGCAAGGCGATGGGTTAA
- a CDS encoding tRNA (cytidine(34)-2'-O)-methyltransferase produces MNQIFQQPDASAPAPTLPDTLLHVVLYRPEIPPNTGNIQRICAATGAMLHLVGPIAFRLDNAALKRAGMDYRQWVDVQRYDDWAHCLRMQPLGVRWIPISTKATQGYHTMRYQAGDRLLFGSEGSGLPAEIHQALGHNAVRVPMLPRARSLNLANTVAVVLYEALRQLNYPEMA; encoded by the coding sequence ATGAACCAAATCTTCCAGCAGCCTGATGCAAGCGCTCCAGCACCCACATTACCTGACACGTTACTGCATGTGGTTCTCTATCGTCCAGAGATTCCCCCCAATACAGGCAATATTCAGCGTATTTGTGCGGCGACTGGGGCGATGTTGCACTTGGTGGGGCCCATTGCCTTTCGTCTGGACAATGCGGCCTTAAAGCGGGCTGGTATGGATTATCGGCAGTGGGTGGATGTGCAACGTTATGATGATTGGGCTCACTGCTTGCGCATGCAGCCCTTGGGGGTGCGTTGGATACCCATTAGCACCAAAGCCACACAAGGTTACCACACTATGCGCTACCAAGCGGGGGATCGTCTGCTGTTTGGCAGTGAGGGTAGCGGACTACCCGCAGAGATCCACCAAGCTTTGGGGCACAATGCGGTGCGGGTGCCCATGTTGCCCCGCGCCCGCAGTTTAAATTTGGCCAATACGGTCGCGGTGGTGCTGTATGAGGCGTTACGCCAGTTAAATTATCCAGAGATGGCTTAG
- the glmM gene encoding phosphoglucosamine mutase: MTSESQPQVTQTRKFFGTDGIRGMANIHPMTPDLVLKLGRAAGHVFRVGDKRHTVIIGKDTRLSGYMFESALLAGLTSMGIHCLQVGPLPTPAIAFLTRALRADAGIMISASHNPFHDNGIKFFGPNGMKLPDELELEIERVLLSDEDLPMPTPHHLGRAHRIDDALGRYIEFAKTSFPKDLRLDGLRVVVDCAHGAAYKVAPAVLWELGAEVVTLGNHPNGTNINDGVGSLYPQEMVKRVQEVRADVGIAFDGDADRVVICDERGEILDGDVILAMSALEMKRKGVLRGDGVVATVMSNLGLERALAAEGLTLARTKVGDRYVLEHMLAHGFNLGGEQSGHLIFLDHNTTGDGLISALSVLALMTTQAQPLSKLANVMQRVPQVLQNVTIARGSDPMDDSRVVAAIAEAEAQLGTRGRILVRKSGTEPKVRVMVEGDDTAHITALASGVCEAIKRASNGFGEG; the protein is encoded by the coding sequence ATGACCAGCGAGAGCCAGCCGCAAGTGACACAAACACGTAAATTTTTTGGCACGGATGGTATACGGGGGATGGCCAACATTCACCCCATGACGCCGGATCTGGTGCTTAAACTGGGTCGCGCTGCCGGGCATGTGTTTCGTGTGGGGGATAAGCGCCACACGGTGATTATTGGCAAAGATACCCGTCTATCGGGCTATATGTTTGAATCGGCCCTGCTGGCGGGTTTGACCTCTATGGGCATTCATTGTCTTCAGGTGGGGCCGTTGCCAACTCCGGCGATTGCCTTTTTAACGCGGGCCTTGCGGGCCGACGCTGGCATTATGATCTCGGCTTCGCACAATCCCTTTCACGATAATGGGATCAAGTTTTTTGGACCCAATGGCATGAAACTACCCGACGAGTTGGAGCTGGAGATTGAGCGGGTGCTGCTCTCTGACGAGGATCTGCCCATGCCCACCCCCCACCATTTGGGGCGGGCGCACCGTATTGATGATGCCTTGGGCCGTTATATAGAGTTTGCTAAGACCAGCTTTCCTAAAGATTTACGCCTGGATGGGCTGCGGGTGGTGGTGGATTGTGCCCATGGTGCCGCCTACAAGGTTGCGCCGGCGGTGTTGTGGGAGCTGGGGGCGGAGGTGGTTACGTTAGGCAATCATCCCAACGGCACCAACATTAACGATGGGGTGGGCTCGCTCTATCCGCAAGAGATGGTCAAGCGGGTGCAGGAGGTACGGGCCGATGTGGGCATTGCCTTTGATGGGGATGCCGACCGTGTGGTGATCTGCGATGAGCGGGGGGAGATCCTGGATGGGGATGTGATCCTCGCCATGTCGGCGCTGGAGATGAAGCGCAAGGGGGTGTTGCGCGGGGATGGGGTGGTGGCCACAGTGATGTCCAATTTGGGTTTGGAGCGGGCTTTGGCGGCGGAGGGGCTGACGTTGGCGCGCACCAAGGTGGGGGATCGTTATGTGCTGGAGCATATGTTGGCGCATGGCTTTAATTTGGGGGGTGAGCAATCGGGGCACCTTATCTTTTTGGACCACAACACCACCGGTGATGGTCTGATCTCGGCTTTGAGCGTGTTGGCGTTGATGACCACCCAGGCCCAGCCGCTCTCCAAGCTTGCCAATGTGATGCAGCGGGTCCCCCAGGTGTTGCAGAACGTCACCATAGCCCGTGGCAGTGATCCCATGGATGACAGCCGGGTGGTGGCGGCCATTGCCGAGGCTGAGGCGCAGTTGGGCACGCGGGGGCGGATTTTGGTGCGTAAATCCGGCACCGAGCCCAAGGTGCGGGTGATGGTGGAGGGGGATGATACGGCGCACATTACCGCGCTGGCCAGTGGGGTGTGTGAGGCCATTAAGCGCGCCAGCAACGGCTTTGGCGAGGGGTAA
- a CDS encoding tetratricopeptide repeat protein yields the protein MNPRLEEWLNSFMAAPLESWQHYVTGARRIPGSERLDPADSLKQLYVELPDNHAAFALLDKTLTQWLPRFVEWDSPTRQQFGLSRYVYWIAEIMVAATMLPLPQLRQHLMDNFFTYRGRLTPLQLAPSRDALAEFLRVMAGSREFASNVPNFWMGLCQKAGYSIPEYYLHIGIRGLRNCPKPINEQAPLWVGGLVAWLPNASSKEQFINTFYMIKVLYPSTPSRWEKLIQPIIATLESREKVPTDRIAWLRALVREGKQSPDRSQSRPKPSALYAPHKTPYRDELQPLLKTIEDDRQAWPQVEKPLHKLLERHQHYYAQTAESYFFVRAVNFTIQKLLKCPPAYPFAQRWIEQVLEIDPWDPANWNLQGRLLVAMGKRERAEWVFWESTRRFPDNSLNYTELGQLLLKQPGREDEAEQILREAMALDSNNIPPRTELGRLYMQQGKLEEAEQVLREVIGLDSNDIHVRTELGRLYMQQGKLEEAEQVLQEAMALDSNNIPPRTELGRLYMQQGKLKEAEQVLQEAMALDSNNIPPRTELGRLYMQQGKREEARWVLEQVLDIESEDHVARGLLSRLERGEQPAARDLSQPKQSHGSVQRVAAPPQVQESDPVALVGVLVRADFRLRISEDHIPVLKKQGQQDLQGMLKQHAGMAVVSFYASRHGLTEEPLEGESLNRWAMQLDRLLLAEGVSVEARQEGLQEVARHLSGRLVKDWLKAAAGEAEAWQRLRQAVLGEAKDAGMPDDQFVKGQIGQIFKAPALQHDSPPPPWAEQRPGLQNLAARLVEANTDLFLHKVKDGEEVAA from the coding sequence ATGAACCCACGGCTTGAAGAGTGGCTAAATAGCTTTATGGCGGCGCCCTTGGAGAGCTGGCAGCATTACGTCACGGGTGCCCGTCGTATCCCTGGTTCTGAGCGGTTGGACCCAGCCGATAGCTTAAAGCAGCTCTATGTGGAGTTGCCCGATAACCATGCCGCTTTTGCTTTGTTGGATAAGACCCTTACGCAGTGGTTGCCCCGTTTTGTTGAGTGGGATAGCCCCACCCGCCAGCAGTTTGGTTTAAGCCGGTATGTCTATTGGATCGCTGAAATCATGGTTGCCGCCACCATGCTGCCACTGCCCCAGTTACGACAACATCTTATGGATAATTTTTTCACCTATCGTGGGCGATTGACACCCCTACAGTTGGCCCCCTCCAGGGATGCACTGGCGGAATTTCTGCGGGTGATGGCGGGCTCGCGTGAGTTCGCCTCCAACGTGCCCAATTTTTGGATGGGTCTCTGTCAAAAGGCCGGGTATTCCATTCCTGAATATTATCTACACATTGGCATTCGTGGTCTACGCAACTGCCCCAAACCCATCAATGAACAGGCGCCACTTTGGGTGGGTGGGCTGGTGGCTTGGCTGCCCAACGCCTCCAGCAAAGAGCAGTTTATAAACACCTTTTATATGATCAAAGTGCTCTATCCCAGCACGCCGAGCCGTTGGGAAAAGTTGATACAACCGATTATTGCGACTTTAGAAAGCCGGGAAAAGGTACCTACGGATCGTATTGCTTGGTTACGAGCGCTCGTGCGGGAAGGGAAACAATCGCCCGATAGGAGCCAGAGTAGACCCAAGCCGAGCGCGTTATATGCTCCTCATAAGACTCCTTATAGGGACGAACTGCAACCCCTTTTAAAGACTATAGAAGATGACCGCCAAGCTTGGCCCCAGGTTGAGAAACCGTTGCACAAGCTGCTGGAGCGGCATCAGCACTACTATGCACAGACAGCAGAGAGCTACTTTTTTGTGCGGGCGGTAAATTTCACCATCCAGAAACTGCTCAAATGTCCGCCGGCTTACCCGTTTGCCCAGCGATGGATTGAGCAAGTGTTGGAAATAGACCCCTGGGATCCCGCTAATTGGAACCTCCAGGGTCGCCTGCTGGTGGCCATGGGCAAGCGGGAGCGGGCAGAGTGGGTGTTCTGGGAATCTACACGGCGGTTTCCTGATAACAGCCTAAACTATACAGAGCTTGGCCAACTGCTGCTCAAGCAGCCGGGCCGAGAGGATGAGGCGGAGCAGATACTGCGAGAGGCGATGGCGTTGGATTCTAACAATATCCCTCCCCGCACGGAGCTGGGGCGTCTCTACATGCAGCAGGGTAAACTGGAAGAGGCGGAGCAGGTGCTGCGAGAGGTGATAGGTTTGGATTCTAACGATATCCATGTTCGCACGGAGCTGGGGCGTCTCTACATGCAGCAGGGTAAACTGGAAGAGGCGGAGCAGGTACTGCAAGAGGCGATGGCGTTGGATTCTAACAATATCCCTCCCCGCACGGAGCTGGGGCGTCTCTACATGCAGCAGGGTAAACTGAAAGAGGCGGAGCAGGTACTGCAAGAGGCGATGGCGTTGGATTCTAACAATATCCCTCCCCGCACGGAGCTGGGGCGTCTCTACATGCAGCAGGGCAAACGGGAAGAGGCCAGGTGGGTTCTTGAGCAGGTGCTGGACATCGAAAGCGAGGATCATGTTGCCCGGGGTCTGTTATCGCGGCTTGAACGGGGGGAACAGCCTGCTGCTAGGGATCTTAGCCAGCCTAAGCAGTCCCATGGTTCTGTTCAACGGGTAGCGGCACCACCCCAGGTGCAGGAGTCGGACCCTGTGGCGCTGGTGGGCGTGTTGGTACGTGCCGATTTTCGGTTGAGGATAAGCGAGGATCATATCCCTGTCCTTAAAAAGCAGGGTCAGCAGGATCTGCAAGGGATGCTAAAGCAGCACGCCGGTATGGCGGTGGTGAGCTTTTATGCCAGCCGACATGGGCTTACTGAGGAACCGTTGGAGGGCGAGAGCCTTAATCGGTGGGCGATGCAACTGGATCGCCTCCTGTTGGCTGAGGGGGTGTCGGTGGAAGCACGGCAAGAGGGTTTGCAGGAGGTAGCAAGGCATCTCTCAGGGCGTTTGGTGAAAGATTGGCTAAAAGCCGCAGCGGGAGAGGCCGAGGCTTGGCAGAGGTTGCGACAGGCGGTTCTTGGGGAGGCAAAAGATGCGGGCATGCCCGATGATCAGTTTGTGAAGGGGCAGATTGGGCAGATCTTTAAAGCGCCAGCGTTGCAGCACGACAGCCCGCCCCCCCCATGGGCAGAGCAGAGGCCGGGGTTGCAAAATCTGGCGGCCCGCTTGGTGGAGGCCAATACCGATCTATTTTTGCACAAGGTCAAGGATGGGGAGGAAGTGGCGGCTTGA